Proteins encoded by one window of Cannabis sativa cultivar Pink pepper isolate KNU-18-1 chromosome 4, ASM2916894v1, whole genome shotgun sequence:
- the LOC115712368 gene encoding transcription factor MYB52 isoform X1, with protein sequence MMERSSSSMSSDHGGGVGKNCYRGHWRPGEDEKLRELVDRYGPQNWNFIAEHLQGRSGKSCRLRWYNQLDPNINKKPFTEEEEERLLAAHRIYGNKWACIAKYFHGRTDNAVKNHYHVVMARRKRERFSSSSSSPNSHHLIHNHNHNHNYHHHHILSTTTTTTTSSKPTTTTTTSTPYYNINNNTSPKLGLLNFKTPDLATARDHRQKMRIWGILSSSTSNSNLGMSGSNNNTSFTTRDFYSTSTTTRDELPHHGPNKDGNNRDHTGLMGIEESNSSVINGNHKSNMLQVMRVGNMASQKENKDHDLHHHHHQVPFIDFLGVGLTSSLAT encoded by the exons ATGATGGAAAGATCTTCAAGTAGTATGAGCTCCGATCATGGTGGTGGGGTTGGGAAAAATTGCTATAGAGGGCACTGGAGGCCAGGCGAAGATGAAAAGCTGAGAGAATTGGTGGACCGGTACGGCCCTCAAAACTGGAATTTCATCGCAGAACATCTACAAGGAAGATCAG GAAAAAGTTGCAGATTAAGATGGTACAACCAACTGGATCCAAACATAAACAAGAAACCATTTACAGAAGAAGAGGAGGAGAGGCTTCTAGCAGCTCATCGGATATATGGCAACAAATGGGCTTGTATTGCTAAGTACTTCCATGGAAGAACTGACAACGCTGTCAAGAATCATTACCATGTCGTCATGGCCAGAAGGAAACGAGAACGTTTctcttcctcctcttcctcaCCTAATTCCCACCACTTAATCCACAACCACAACCACAACCACAACTACCACCATCATCATATACTtagtactactactactactactacttctTCTAAACCCACCACCACTACCACCACTTCTACAccttattataatattaataataataccaGTCCCAAATTAGGGCTTCTCAACTTCAAAACTCCTGACCTTGCTACTGCCCGGGATCATCGTCAGAAAATGAGAATTTGGGGAATTTTGTCTTCTTCGACTTCGAATTCTAATTTGGGTATGTCAGGGAGTAATAATAATACTAGTTTCACTACAAGGGATTTTTATTCAACTAGTACTACTACTCGTGATGAACTTCCTCATCATGGTCCCAATAAAGATGGTAATAATCGTGATCATACAGGTTTAATGGGAATAGAAGAGAGTAATAGCAGTGTTATTAATGGAAACCATAAGAGCAATATGTTGCAGGTGATGAGAGTAGGAAATATGGCTTCTCAGAAAGAAAACAAAGATCAtgatcttcatcatcatcatcatcaggtGCCGTTTATAGATTTTCTTGGTGTTGGGTTAACTTCATCTCTAGCTACCtag
- the LOC115712368 gene encoding transcription factor MYB54 isoform X2, with amino-acid sequence MMERSSSSMSSDHGGGVGKNCYRGHWRPGEDEKLRELVDRYGPQNWNFIAEHLQGRSGKSCRLRWYNQLDPNINKKPFTEEEEERLLAAHRIYGNKWACIAKYFHGRTDNAVKNHYHVVMARRKRERFSSSSSSPNSHHLIHNHNHNHNYHHHHILSTTTTTTTSSKPTTTTTTSTPYYNINNNTSPKLGLLNFKTPDLATARDHRQKMRIWGILSSSTSNSNLGLMGIEESNSSVINGNHKSNMLQVMRVGNMASQKENKDHDLHHHHHQVPFIDFLGVGLTSSLAT; translated from the exons ATGATGGAAAGATCTTCAAGTAGTATGAGCTCCGATCATGGTGGTGGGGTTGGGAAAAATTGCTATAGAGGGCACTGGAGGCCAGGCGAAGATGAAAAGCTGAGAGAATTGGTGGACCGGTACGGCCCTCAAAACTGGAATTTCATCGCAGAACATCTACAAGGAAGATCAG GAAAAAGTTGCAGATTAAGATGGTACAACCAACTGGATCCAAACATAAACAAGAAACCATTTACAGAAGAAGAGGAGGAGAGGCTTCTAGCAGCTCATCGGATATATGGCAACAAATGGGCTTGTATTGCTAAGTACTTCCATGGAAGAACTGACAACGCTGTCAAGAATCATTACCATGTCGTCATGGCCAGAAGGAAACGAGAACGTTTctcttcctcctcttcctcaCCTAATTCCCACCACTTAATCCACAACCACAACCACAACCACAACTACCACCATCATCATATACTtagtactactactactactactacttctTCTAAACCCACCACCACTACCACCACTTCTACAccttattataatattaataataataccaGTCCCAAATTAGGGCTTCTCAACTTCAAAACTCCTGACCTTGCTACTGCCCGGGATCATCGTCAGAAAATGAGAATTTGGGGAATTTTGTCTTCTTCGACTTCGAATTCTAATTTGG GTTTAATGGGAATAGAAGAGAGTAATAGCAGTGTTATTAATGGAAACCATAAGAGCAATATGTTGCAGGTGATGAGAGTAGGAAATATGGCTTCTCAGAAAGAAAACAAAGATCAtgatcttcatcatcatcatcatcaggtGCCGTTTATAGATTTTCTTGGTGTTGGGTTAACTTCATCTCTAGCTACCtag